The Macrococcoides canis genome has a window encoding:
- the prmA gene encoding 50S ribosomal protein L11 methyltransferase: MNYVEITMMINHELEPFIAEILNEVGANGVVIEDSLELIKGRIETFGEIYELNPDDFPEEDVRVKVYFSELDYNASVIEQIKEKVYALNDVDVTRLEFSTNTVQEEDWANEWKNHFHAFKVSDKFVIVPSWESYDGLQDDEHAIHLDPGMAFGTGDHATTSMCLKLIEKYVEQGQSVIDVGTGSGILSIAAHKLGAEPIKALDLDSVAVKVAEDNFEKNDCLDAIQAEPGNLLKGETEKRDVIFANILAHIVDMMIDDSYALLNDNGLLITSGIIEEKEKMIIDHLKRVGYTIIEVMRDSGWVAIAARKEA, from the coding sequence ATGAACTATGTAGAGATAACGATGATGATCAATCATGAGCTTGAGCCATTTATTGCAGAGATACTGAACGAAGTTGGTGCGAATGGTGTCGTGATTGAAGATAGTCTTGAACTTATAAAGGGCCGTATTGAAACATTCGGAGAAATCTATGAATTAAATCCGGATGATTTCCCGGAAGAAGATGTACGCGTTAAAGTTTACTTTAGTGAGCTGGATTATAATGCTTCTGTCATTGAACAAATTAAAGAAAAAGTATATGCATTAAACGATGTTGACGTTACCCGACTTGAATTCAGTACGAATACGGTACAGGAGGAAGACTGGGCAAACGAATGGAAGAATCATTTCCATGCCTTTAAAGTGTCAGACAAGTTCGTTATCGTACCGAGCTGGGAAAGCTATGACGGTCTGCAGGATGATGAACATGCGATACACCTGGACCCTGGAATGGCATTTGGAACAGGAGATCATGCGACAACTTCGATGTGTCTGAAATTAATCGAGAAGTATGTAGAACAAGGTCAATCAGTAATTGACGTAGGTACAGGTTCAGGAATTTTAAGTATTGCGGCACATAAACTAGGCGCTGAGCCAATAAAAGCACTGGATTTAGATTCAGTTGCAGTGAAAGTAGCAGAAGATAACTTCGAGAAAAATGACTGCCTTGATGCGATACAAGCAGAGCCTGGGAACTTGCTTAAAGGTGAGACAGAAAAACGTGACGTAATATTTGCGAATATATTAGCGCATATCGTGGATATGATGATCGATGATAGTTATGCATTATTAAATGATAATGGGCTGTTGATCACGTCAGGTATTATCGAAGAAAAAGAAAAGATGATTATCGACCACTTAAAACGCGTCGGGTATACGATCATCGAAGTGATGCGTGATAGTGGATGGGTTGCAATTGCAGCAAGAAAAGAGGCGTAA
- the dnaJ gene encoding molecular chaperone DnaJ, with the protein MAKRDYYEVLGLSKGASKDEIKRAYKKLSKKYHPDINKEADAEDKFKEIAEAYEVLSDDQKKAQYDQFGHAGMGQGTGFGGQDFGGFGGFEDIFSSFFGGGARRDPNAPRQGNDLQYQMNVSFEEAVFGAEKEISVKKEVECDTCDGSGAKPGTNIKTCPTCGGRGNVHVEQNTPFGRVRTERTCPDCGGTGKQFEERCSDCGGTGRKIKTVKINVKVPAGVDTGQQIRLSGQGEPGINGGPAGDLYVVFNVQDHAYFDRSGDDIFYTLELSIAQAALGDEVEVPTLEGKAKITIPAGTQTGKRFRLKEKGIQNVHGYGRGDEYVTVKVMTPVKMTNRQAELLREFAEIDGHDITEQPSNFFDKTKRFFKGE; encoded by the coding sequence GTGGCGAAAAGGGATTATTACGAAGTACTTGGGTTATCTAAAGGTGCTTCTAAAGATGAGATTAAAAGAGCATATAAGAAATTATCAAAGAAATATCATCCGGATATTAATAAAGAAGCAGACGCAGAAGATAAATTTAAAGAAATTGCTGAAGCATATGAAGTATTAAGTGATGATCAGAAGAAAGCACAGTATGATCAGTTTGGTCATGCAGGTATGGGTCAGGGTACAGGCTTCGGTGGTCAGGACTTTGGCGGCTTCGGTGGGTTTGAAGATATCTTCAGTTCATTCTTCGGTGGCGGTGCACGACGTGATCCGAATGCACCACGTCAGGGAAATGATCTGCAGTATCAGATGAATGTATCGTTTGAAGAAGCGGTCTTTGGTGCTGAGAAAGAAATTTCGGTGAAAAAGGAAGTCGAATGTGATACATGTGACGGAAGTGGTGCGAAACCTGGAACGAACATCAAGACATGTCCGACATGTGGTGGTCGCGGTAATGTTCATGTTGAACAGAACACACCGTTCGGCCGTGTGAGAACCGAACGTACTTGTCCAGACTGTGGTGGAACTGGTAAGCAGTTTGAAGAGAGATGCTCAGATTGTGGCGGTACAGGCAGAAAGATTAAGACGGTTAAGATCAATGTAAAAGTACCGGCAGGTGTTGATACAGGTCAGCAGATTCGATTATCAGGACAAGGTGAACCAGGTATCAACGGTGGACCGGCGGGAGATTTATATGTTGTATTTAATGTACAGGATCATGCCTACTTTGATCGTTCAGGAGATGATATCTTCTATACGCTTGAACTCTCAATTGCGCAGGCAGCACTTGGTGATGAAGTGGAAGTACCAACGTTAGAAGGTAAAGCGAAGATCACGATACCAGCAGGAACACAAACTGGTAAACGATTCCGTCTGAAAGAAAAAGGGATACAGAATGTACACGGCTATGGCCGCGGTGATGAATATGTAACGGTTAAAGTGATGACTCCTGTGAAGATGACGAATAGACAGGCAGAATTATTAAGAGAATTTGCAGAAATCGACGGTCATGATATTACAGAGCAGCCTTCAAACTTCTTCGACAAAACGAAACGCTTCTTTAAAGGAGAATAA
- a CDS encoding 16S rRNA (uracil(1498)-N(3))-methyltransferase encodes MQRYFLDEMSAFNQTYQISSKDDVHHIKNVMRQQIGDKVIVNFKNETMICEITDIQSEIIVKSIEHIDIQTEMPVTVTIASGLLKNDKYEWMIQKATELGASAFIPFVSERTIVKVDEKKFQKKLERFSKIVKEAAEQSYRQIVPTIDFAVSGKALAQKLEAFDHVLIAYEETAKSGEMKSFMEALQNVKHGDKVCVIFGPEGGLSEAEVAQFGSKVIGLGPRILRAETAPLYALSSMSFHFELN; translated from the coding sequence ATGCAACGTTATTTTCTTGATGAAATGAGTGCATTCAATCAAACATATCAGATCAGTAGTAAAGACGATGTGCATCATATAAAGAACGTCATGCGACAGCAAATTGGCGATAAAGTGATCGTTAACTTTAAGAATGAAACGATGATCTGTGAGATTACTGATATACAATCTGAAATTATAGTAAAATCGATTGAACACATCGATATACAGACGGAAATGCCTGTAACTGTAACGATTGCGAGCGGGTTACTTAAAAACGATAAGTATGAATGGATGATACAGAAAGCGACAGAACTTGGCGCAAGTGCGTTTATCCCGTTTGTAAGTGAGCGAACGATCGTTAAAGTGGACGAGAAGAAGTTTCAGAAGAAATTAGAAAGATTTTCGAAGATCGTTAAAGAAGCAGCTGAGCAGAGTTACAGACAAATCGTTCCGACGATTGACTTTGCTGTAAGTGGGAAAGCACTCGCACAAAAGCTTGAAGCATTTGATCATGTGCTGATTGCGTATGAAGAGACAGCGAAGTCTGGTGAGATGAAGAGCTTTATGGAAGCATTGCAAAATGTGAAGCATGGTGACAAAGTTTGTGTAATCTTTGGTCCGGAAGGTGGACTGAGTGAAGCGGAAGTGGCTCAGTTTGGCAGTAAAGTAATAGGGCTCGGACCTCGTATATTAAGAGCAGAGACAGCACCGCTTTATGCATTGTCATCAATGAGCTTTCATTTTGAGTTGAATTAG